The Urbifossiella limnaea genome has a window encoding:
- a CDS encoding recombinase family protein yields the protein MPAILDRQVSLPTIPETIKGRAMPALIPAVGYARRSSKAQDEASIPEQKRACEDFAREQGYLLVRWYSDDAVSGDNTDKRVEFLRMIKDAQTRGDFRAIVCWDHARFGRFDSLEQGFFGYQLRQANVHLVTVKDGALDWTKSVDRIIGSVKQEGKHEQLLDHSRNVVRGQLGAMQNGGWVGCPPYAYRLEGTRKNRRLVLGDPGHRLIVQRIYKEFADDGRSMNAIATRLNHDAVPTARGRVGKWRYDEIKVILTNPAYAGDFTAGRWEHGKYYTIKGRAVAKAERPGKKPESEWIIHRDHHEPIVSREIWERTQGIFANQKAAGRRVGHSPYSPEENPYLLSGLLRCGRCSCPMHGLRQSKYRHYKCSLNHDSRGKECSGTQVREDRVLLQVADFVDREFLALGGEQLAFRAELKELKPEDLPEGFARLKSLLSPPEQPAIDRKQIVGRVRELSVQIEKARKQLVLIDPEFIPDAQATIRELEQERDRLENALRKTGGGESDLNEQTFQALQALYWVSYLFRCVAQEHGREQPEDWTELLEEMRELNGGRPVAVLTGAARSPLLRRYLRHIAGITLHTRTEGSGKRRRHQLQGGEITLHPDVGATKELNRHFRGQRPAADR from the coding sequence ATGCCGGCGATTCTCGACCGGCAAGTCTCGCTTCCGACGATCCCAGAAACCATCAAGGGGCGAGCTATGCCAGCACTAATCCCTGCGGTCGGGTATGCGCGCCGTAGCTCGAAAGCCCAGGACGAGGCCAGCATCCCCGAGCAGAAGCGGGCATGCGAGGACTTCGCAAGGGAGCAGGGCTACCTGCTCGTTCGCTGGTACTCGGACGACGCTGTGTCTGGGGATAACACAGACAAACGGGTCGAGTTCCTTCGGATGATCAAGGACGCCCAGACACGGGGGGACTTTCGGGCCATTGTCTGTTGGGATCACGCAAGGTTCGGCAGGTTCGATTCACTTGAGCAAGGGTTCTTCGGCTATCAGCTCCGGCAAGCTAACGTTCACCTGGTCACAGTGAAAGACGGGGCTCTCGACTGGACGAAGTCAGTGGACCGGATCATTGGGAGCGTCAAGCAGGAAGGCAAGCACGAGCAACTCCTCGATCACAGCCGAAACGTTGTTCGAGGACAGCTTGGGGCTATGCAAAACGGGGGATGGGTTGGGTGCCCTCCTTACGCATACCGGCTGGAAGGCACGCGGAAGAACCGGCGTTTAGTGCTCGGCGATCCGGGGCACAGGCTTATTGTACAGCGGATCTATAAGGAGTTTGCAGATGATGGGCGATCGATGAACGCGATCGCAACCCGCCTGAATCACGATGCGGTTCCGACCGCACGTGGAAGAGTAGGCAAGTGGAGATACGACGAAATCAAGGTCATCCTCACGAACCCAGCATACGCAGGCGACTTCACAGCAGGGCGATGGGAGCACGGCAAGTATTACACGATCAAAGGGCGTGCTGTAGCGAAGGCTGAAAGGCCGGGCAAGAAGCCGGAATCGGAATGGATCATCCATCGTGACCACCACGAGCCCATCGTGAGCAGAGAGATCTGGGAACGCACTCAGGGGATTTTTGCGAATCAGAAAGCTGCCGGCCGAAGGGTGGGGCACAGCCCTTATAGCCCTGAAGAGAATCCTTACCTCCTATCCGGCCTACTCAGATGCGGCCGATGCTCTTGCCCGATGCACGGCCTCAGGCAGTCAAAGTATCGCCACTATAAGTGCAGTCTGAACCACGATAGTCGGGGTAAGGAATGCTCTGGTACCCAGGTTCGCGAAGATCGGGTCCTGCTGCAGGTTGCAGACTTCGTGGACCGGGAGTTCTTAGCTCTCGGAGGCGAACAACTCGCCTTCCGAGCAGAACTCAAAGAGCTAAAGCCAGAAGATCTTCCCGAGGGGTTCGCAAGGTTAAAGTCCCTCCTCTCACCCCCAGAGCAACCCGCGATCGACCGCAAACAGATCGTGGGACGGGTTCGCGAGCTCTCAGTTCAAATTGAGAAGGCACGCAAGCAGTTGGTCCTTATCGACCCCGAGTTTATCCCCGACGCTCAGGCTACGATTAGGGAGCTGGAACAAGAGAGAGATCGGCTAGAAAATGCTCTCCGCAAGACTGGCGGCGGGGAATCAGACCTGAATGAGCAAACGTTTCAGGCGTTGCAGGCCCTGTACTGGGTCAGCTACCTTTTCCGGTGTGTGGCCCAGGAGCACGGTAGAGAGCAACCGGAGGACTGGACGGAGTTGCTGGAAGAAATGAGGGAACTGAATGGCGGACGGCCGGTGGCAGTCTTGACCGGGGCCGCACGTTCCCCTCTCCTGCGGAGGTACTTGCGGCATATCGCTGGAATCACCCTCCACACCCGAACCGAGGGATCGGGGAAACGCCGCCGACACCAGCTTCAGGGGGGCGAGATTACCCTCCATCCAGACGTGGGGGCTACGAAAGAATTGAACCGTCATTTCCGGGGTCAAAGGCCGGCGGCCGACCGTTAG